The sequence below is a genomic window from Candidatus Deferrimicrobiaceae bacterium.
AACCGTCATCGGGTCGTACACCGTACCCGACTGGTACCCCGCCCTGCAGGAAGCCGTCGCGGCCGGGAAGCTTCCCCCGGAGGCGTTCCGGGACGCCAAGGCCGTCGCCGCCCGCGCCGCCGTCAAGGACCAGGAGGCAGCGGGGGTGGACGTGGTGAGCGACGGGGAGCTGTTCCGCCGCGACGACAATCGGTTCGGCCCCCCGAATGCGATGATCAACTACTTCGCGGGGAAGATCCCGGGCTTCTCCGGGGAGCTTCGCCCCCGGACCGGCGTCACCCCCGTGGCGCCGAATGCGGTATTGCCGTCACCGGTGGTGGCGGGGCGTCTCACGCCCGTGCCCCTCGGGCTCGTGGAAGAACTATCCTTCCTCCGCCAGACGACCAACCGGCCGGTGAAGATCGCGATGACAGGGCCGCATATGTTCGCCCGCGTCGCCTGCGACGAGTATTACCGGAAGCCGGAGGCGCTGGCCATGGACATGGCGGCGGTGATCAACACGGAGCTGCGGCGACTGGACGAAGCGGGCTGCGACGTCATCCAGCTTGACGAACCGATCCTCTGGTTCCTCGCCGACGACCAGCCGTGGGGCATCCTGGCGATCAACACCTGCTTTCAGGGGGTCAAACGCGCGAAGAAGGCGCTCCACGTCTGCCAGGGGAACTACAACCCCGACCCTTCCGCCCGCAGGGGAATCCGGATCTTCCCCGCCGAGTTCGCCGCGATCCTCCCGGTGATCAAGGGGGCCGAGGTCGACGTCGTTTTGATGGCCTTCGCCTCGCTGAGGGTGGAGGACATCACGGCGCTGAGGAATTTCCCGGAAGGGAAGTCGCTCGGCGTGGGAGCGGTCGACGTGCAGAGCCACCGCGTGGAGACGCCGGGGGAGGTGGAGAAGACCATCCGCCGCGTCGCCGCGGTCGTTTCGTCCGAGCGGCTCTGGGTGAACCCGGACTGCGGGCTGAACCACCTTCCCCGGGACGTAGCCTTCGGGAAGCTTGGGGCGATGACGGCTGGGGCGAGGCTCGTCCGGGAGGCGCCTGCCGCATAAGAGCCGTCGCGCCGAGGCCTGGGGAGGAGGTTCTCCCCGGCGGCCGGAGAATCAATCCCGGGACAGGATCTCCTGGAGCTGAAGGGCGTTGCGGGCCGCGAATCCTTCCTGGTCGTTGTCGAAGTAGCAATGGACCCGCCCCCCCTGCGCGGCCCAGGCCCGCGCTTTCCGCGCCCACCCGGCGAGCGTCCCGGCGTCGTAGAGCCCCCGGCAGGGGCCCGCAGGACCGTGGAGCCTGATGTAGGCGAAGTCGGCCGTGACCTCCTCGGGGGAAAGCCTGCCCCCCAGGTCGTAGATGCAGAACGCGGCGCGGTGGCGGGCGAGTTCCTCCCAGGCGGCAGGGGTGAACCAGCCCGGATCGCGGAATTCGAAGACGTACCGGAAATCCCCGCTCAACGCGCGAAGGAACGCCGTGAACCGCCCGGGGTCGAAACCCCACCTCGGCGGAAGCTGGAAGAGCACGGGGCCGAGCTTGTCCCCCAGCACCGCGATCCTTTGGAAGAATGGGGGAAGGGTTTCCTGCGGGTCGCGAAGCTTCTTCCGGTGCGTGATGAAGCCGCTCCCCTTGACGGCGAAGACGTCCGGGACGCAATCCCGCCATCGCGCGAGCGTGCGCTCCTCCGGCAGCCGGGAGAAGGTGCTGTTGATCTCCCCCGTGGGAAAACGACCGGCGTAGAACGGCAGATACCGTTCGGCCGGCAGGTCCGTGGGATAGAAGGGTCCCTTCCCGTGGCGATACGACCCGCCGGACGCGCCGATGAGAACGGCTTCATCGCGCATCTTTTCCTTGTCCCGGCGCATCGACATAGATACAACCCTC
It includes:
- a CDS encoding DUF72 domain-containing protein, which codes for MRDEAVLIGASGGSYRHGKGPFYPTDLPAERYLPFYAGRFPTGEINSTFSRLPEERTLARWRDCVPDVFAVKGSGFITHRKKLRDPQETLPPFFQRIAVLGDKLGPVLFQLPPRWGFDPGRFTAFLRALSGDFRYVFEFRDPGWFTPAAWEELARHRAAFCIYDLGGRLSPEEVTADFAYIRLHGPAGPCRGLYDAGTLAGWARKARAWAAQGGRVHCYFDNDQEGFAARNALQLQEILSRD